The window gtttctttttatctttctccaaaTAGCCTGGGTTAGTAACATTAACCTCTCCTGCTTTCTGCTTCTTTCTATCTCTACTTTTTGCCAGTCTATTATCATGTCCTGTTGTTCGTCTTCTCTTGCTTCTTTGAGATCTAAAATCATTACTTAATCGTTCTTTTACAATTGAGTGAAGAGACTCAAGTTCAGAAGCTCGAGACTCAGCAAATTTGTGCACATTAATGGTGCGAGGCGGACCTGCTGCAGTTCGAGGTTTTCCTCTATCTGAATTCATCAAGTGAGGACAAAATTAACTCCCAGCAATGTAAGTAGATTGAATTCACAAGTTGCACATGTATTCAATAGTAAATTGGggggaaaacaaccaaaaaaaaaaaaactcaagcGATAGTAAaagtaaggaaagaaagaaaaagagaggaggaGAGTGAGAAGCGTTTTACGGGTCTCGATTAAAACATCTTAAAATACTATTTCCAATACGGCAACTAGCTTCTCTTAGCATGTAATGAGTAGTAAAAAAGTTTAAAAGTTCCAATAAATCTATCGGATTTCGACGTGAGCAGCTGCAATCATAAACATGAAATAAAGTTTTTCTTTTGATAAACAATTAATTGCAGGGGCACCAAAAGCAAAGcgaagatttttaaaaaaaaaagatataggtGATTAAATAGAATCAAAAATCGAGAAAAAATGGAATCTAAATTAGAGTCATGATAGAAATTTAAAGAGATGGGAAAATTATTGTGAGAGCTTTGGGTTATAGAAGAAAGCTAACCGTGGTGGAAATCTTTATTCATTCCGCCCCAAATTGAGCCTCTGTTTTCAGCTGCCCTCTTGATTTATCTCTTCTCAGCTGGCTCCTTAAACCCTGCAAAGGGTTTTTAAGCTTTTTATCAGACAGGATAGATGCAAAGACATAAATAGTCTCTGTTACTACTACATCTTTTTTAAATTTGAGGGTAATTTAGTCTTTTAAGTAAAAGGGCAAAACATAAACAGAAGAAGACTCTGCTCTTTTGCCTTGAAAATACCTAGCAAGAAGACGATTTTAGGGCACGAGAACTCCAACTGGTAATCCACACTTTGGTAATTTTCTTTTGATCCTTTTAGCTAAAATTTCACTATTTCTGAACTAATTTTATGCTGCAATCTTCGTGCTTCTATATAGAAACTAGTTCAGACtgttatgcatatatatgttgtGCTTTGTGCATAAGCAAACAATTATATctgatatatattttcaattaggAGGAAAACTTCTTTATTGGATAAATCGTGTATTCTATGTCATAGGTTTTACCTTTCAGTTTaaaattttagaaaacaaaaaaagttTATTTTTCAATGTATGGGTTATAGTGCGTTTCCTATCTGGGTTAGGAGACAATGTTGGTCTGTCGCAAAGTTTGAAGTTATTTCCTTTATTCTATGGCCCTCTCTAGTAAAAATGTCTAAAGCTATGTTTGGTAATTGTGTGTTTATTTCCTGGGTTGCTCTTCGTGAAGTCCAGAGATAAATTTCTTTGAAACTTTTTGGGTAAAAAAGGGTAGCCTGGTGCATTAAGCTCTCGCTATGCGCGGGATCCGGGGAAGGGACGGACCACAAGGGCCTatcgtacgcagtcttaccctgttTTTCTGCGAGAGTCTGTTTCCacgactcgaacccgtgacctcctgaatTTTGGATGTTTAATTTTTCATCTAATCCCCCTTGAATGTTATTTTATTGAGTATATTCTAGGTGTTCAGTATTGGAAAGGTGTCTTTAATTGAGATTTTCTTCTACACTTTGATTGTTCTCGACTTCATCCTTGCCCATGGATCATACTATTTAGTGTACGGGTTCTATATTACTTCATTGAATTAGTGGATAGTTAGAGGCCTTTCATACTTCAAGTTGTGCTATAGCCTATAGAGAGATTAATCCTGCCTTTGTGCCACACATTTTTGTCATACTTTGATGTATCAAAATTGTCAAACAGTTTGGAGTAATTCACATTGTGTCGAAGAAGCTTTACCAAAATTAGGATAAAGACATCTAGCTTCATGGTATATAGAGTGAATGTTTCTAGCACTTATCTAATAGTTAATCTTCTACCCACGCAATTATAGGAGCATGGCACAAGTGCACAAAATGAATTCTAATTGCCATGAGAGCATCATAAAATACCGATGGACCTTTTCATAAAAATATTATGACCTAGGAGAACACTTGTAATATGCTACAGTATTACTTTTCATTACAAATGTTCTCCCACCCATCCACCCCcattgcaaaagaagaaaagaaggagagtAGGATAAACATGGAAGACTTTGTGTTCTCTTTTTCAAGTACTCTGGCTAAACCAAAGCTCATCACAAGAAGCCGGAGCCACTAAGCTCTGAAGCTGTGTTAGCATACAACTAATTAGACttgcttaaaatgttgactaACAATGATGTACTCAGGAAGAGAAAAACTAAATAAAGCATTTTTTTCCctgggaaagaaaaaaaaaggaaaagcaaagCTTACGCTTAGTTTTTTGAAATTACAGATACAACCGATTGATAGCGACTGCTTGTTGGTGAATTGAAGAGTAGTAGTTTGAGCGGTGAAGAGTTCTGGATTCTGGTGATGAAGATGTATGAACACTTTATGATTTTTGTTCCTGATTGAAGCCCATTGCTTCAGTGAGCTTTTAAGTTCATGGTCTTTGTTGCTGGGTAGTTGCAGTTTCTCATACAATATCTTTTGCAGACTTGAAGCAAATGCAGGTGCTCTCACAAACTTTGAAGTGCTAGACTTTCTACGCTCGAGAGGTGCAGGAAGAGATCCTACACGGGTCATAGTTCCTGTTGCACCGTCAGAGTTCAAGGTTGGAAGTTACATTATCCAACTTCTTGTTTGAGCGTATTTCATTAGGCCTGGCAATGGCTGATGTTTGTGATCTTCTAGGTGTATGATTATTTAGAGCAAACTGCTGCTTGCAATCAGACAAGACAAGCAATTGGTGAATTTTTGGAAAAATGTAAAAGTATCAAGCTCGCGAAAGCTGAGATCCTTAACATCATCAATATTAGGCCATCTTCGCTCGTTGAACTTTACCCGGTAATGTTTGGAAAGATGATGCTCTTGGTATATTGACTACTTAAACTTGCAGCATTGTAATTTGTTCGACATCTGTGAGCTGTTGTATTATTGTTGCACACCACAGGTTTTTCATACTTTTAAGCAATGGAAAATATAGATAAATGACTTTTCCCCAATAAAGAGGAAGCAGGAAAGAAGATATAGTTTACCTCCTTGGTGCACTCATCTAATTTGCGCAAATAAAAAATGTTGCATTCGTCATGGTTTAGTCATTTACAATGGTAAGCCCCAAAGTATGACCTTGTTATTGAGGTGATTGTTGGGATCCTTGGGTACGCTAAAGGAAATTGGTTTTCTTGATTAGATTTTGAAGGATAAGGATGAAACCATGTATCCTCATGAGCTTTTGTGGTTGGTGTACAATTGAGTGTGCGATGTTGATGTGTTGCATTTGGATAACTCCCTCCTTGAGGTGTCATTAGATAGCCAGTTGCCACTTGCCAACCATATGTTGAATACATGCTGATTAACTGTATGAACGTCTGTTCCAACTTCACAATTTATACAAAACTCTAGCATGCTTTCTGAACCAAATCATGTCATTAAGGTCACCTTTCATttacatgttatattgattttgCCTGAGGTTCTGATATATATTTGCTTCTCTTAACATATGCAGATAATAGAGGAATATGACAACCGTTTTGGGGAAGCTACAGAAGCTGCGGAAACAATGGAAGAGTTTGTGGAAACAGTGCAGCAGTTGCCACCTCCTCCAAACCAAATGCAGTCTGAACAAGGAACTGCTGCAGACGAAACAGAAGTTCCAGATGGAGAAAAGATAGAGGTTACCGAATAGATTATGTAGGTCATACAAGAAACCTTTTGGGGAAAGTTTTTTGTTTCTTCGCGAAAGCACTGCAGATACTAGTTTATGTAGATATGGTGTTCTAGTCTTACAAGTACTGAAATTACAAGTTTGGCTTGAGTTTTAGTTATAGATGCTTCTTACATTTCTTGAACAGAAACGGAAGGTCAGAATGCTGATTTCTTTCATTCGTGCCCTTTTCCACTTCCCTACTTTGGTTATTGTTGTCAATCTTGATATTGGCTTGTACGGCTCGTAAGCTTTTGTGTTAAATTACGTAACGCCAATGAAAATAGAAACTGAGGAAATGATTTGTAATTGTGAGGAAGTTGTTGCTCCTTCCCCCTAGTAATATGTTCGAGAAAAAAGGACTCGATCCAGCTTCGGATGCTTGCCTATACTTGTCTCGAGCATCTCGGATCTATACATCGAAGGGGTAATGAACATTTTACTCTAAATTCGACACCTATTGCTCATGCAATTTGGGATCTCATTTTTGTTAATTGACCGTGGAAGCTCTTATTCGAGGAGGTGCTTTTGGCACAATGAATACCGCTTATTCTGGTGTTTATTAGTAGTGGTACACAATCGGTTCCAATTTTTGCATCTTCTTCTATCAATCTTTTCCTTGCCGTAATGGTTGAATTCTCGTTAGTATCAATGATACAAGTCGAATCCTAGATGTAGAAATAGAAGAAGGTGGACCCTCTCTCCATAGAAAGAAATGATATTATTCGGTTGACGTGGTTATTGGCAAGAACTTATTGAATGCATCGTTTAGGCTCATAATAAATTAGAAGTTGCTCCTACTACTCAGCCGGGAACCTTTGTAAAGACGGAAAATTTTGAACCCAATATGAATTGATGTGTATTGTCTTGAAAAAGAAATATATGCACAGTGTAGCTAATTTATTCAATTTACTCTATGTACTACTCTCATACCTGTCCCATACCTGTCCGTGTATAATTTGTCCTAACGtgaataaaaaatatatacaaggaAATATAAAATACAACTAAGGAATCTCTAGCTACTGCAATCAAAATATTCCTTTGCTATTATGGACAACTGGATTGTACAACACTTTACATAATCTCGTTCGAGAATAGAGTTGTCATTTCACATTCccattatatttgaaaataaaatactaccCCACTTCAGATATCTCATAATGCTTTTGTACTTTGAGTCCTAAACCCGTATCTTCTCTTTTATGTTTCCCTTTGTCAATCGGCAGTGATGCATGTCGATCAATTCTCCGATTAACTTCATTTGTTGAAATCACACGAAATAAGATCTTTCcactctttttttttccaaagCTACCCAAAGTCTTAGATTGTCTTTTATCCTTTCTTTAATCCCctcccacaacactattatccccatcaagatgcatcttatgtcgtggcaccgcctccctatgcgatgatgaacgcgcaaccttacacgcggccacaacattatacacaaaatcgaGCTTCACCTCTCAAAAATGCccgtccctaccaagctccatataatccccaaccaaatgttccACAATACAACCCTCGCCCAAAAAGAGCCCCACAAAAGGAATCaattcacccctattggtgaatcatattcaagttTGTTTCAAAAGCTAGTCGGGCTAGATCTGCTACggccagtggccccgaaccggccaaaccccgagtcccccttgcaccaagctgatgctagatgtgaatatcactctggagcagtgggacatgatacataggaccgttggaccctcaaaaggctGTTGAATAATTGATGATCCAGCATTGAAAGCCACAGTAGCCATTATTGCGGCAGAAGAGAACTAAAAACAGGCGCCAAACCTGAAAAGTTCTTTGTCAGATGGGAGTCTCGATAGCCGGTCTTGCTATCTTTTATGCGTacggattatttcagggtgtaatctaGACGTTTtacttttattgtcttactttctgatgtaaacccttctatctttaaaaaaaatttaaaaaatcaaaccaaatgaaattaatatttcattgtccagaaATGTCtgttttcttaatcttgtcaccttcCTTATTCTgttttcagttctgttaatgtggattttaataacatgacatgcttacagacttcatgcccagataCTAAAATGATGTCAGACttagaaataatgaatcaagaagtagAATGTGTTAACGATaaggcttgtgagaaaataaataaagaattgaaaCAGTAGACCTAAGCCAAGTCCGAATGAAATTGAAAAAAGTTGAAATTctctctcttcggatcattgttgaagccgagattaaggataaagattgggtcaaCAACCGATTGGAATACTTGACAcggattgatgaaaaatgattggccgcAATTTGCC is drawn from Nicotiana tabacum cultivar K326 chromosome 22, ASM71507v2, whole genome shotgun sequence and contains these coding sequences:
- the LOC107817299 gene encoding uncharacterized protein LOC107817299; translation: MKILEANAGALTNFEVLDFLRSRGAGRDPTRVIVPVAPSEFKVYDYLEQTAACNQTRQAIGEFLEKCKSIKLAKAEILNIINIRPSSLVELYPIIEEYDNRFGEATEAAETMEEFVETVQQLPPPPNQMQSEQGTAADETEVPDGEKIEVTE